One window of the Vigna radiata var. radiata cultivar VC1973A chromosome 1, Vradiata_ver6, whole genome shotgun sequence genome contains the following:
- the LOC111241282 gene encoding trigger factor-like protein TIG, Chloroplastic gives MEETYSSLGSLRYDVIVDVAPEIKWIPDNNAYKNLQIVVEIDRDIDAQITSEQEFKRRYKSIGALKVVIDRGLQVIKFNLFKSANYFFLLK, from the exons ATGGAGGAGACATATTCTTCTCTTGGGTCTCTTAG ATATGATGTGATTGTTGATGTTGCACCTGAAATCAAATGGATTCCTGATAATAATGCATACAAAAATTTACAGATTGTTGTTGAGATAGATAGAGATATAGATGCTCAAATAACATCTGAACAAGAATTTAAAAGGCGATACAAGTCCATTGGTGCACTGAAAGTGGTTATTGATAGAGGGTTACAggtgattaaatttaatttattcaagtctgctaattattttttccttttaaaatga